From Actinosynnema mirum DSM 43827, a single genomic window includes:
- a CDS encoding cytochrome c biogenesis CcdA family protein yields MNPTELVTSGPLLLATGVALLAGAISFASPCVVPLVPGYLAYLAGLVGADAPAVGADENRKSGRWRVAGASLLFVLGFTVVFALTSFVVLGATEVLWLNEDLLQRIGGVVTIAMGLVFIGLIPALQRDVRVHRVPRGGLLGAPLLGGVFALGWTPCLGPTLAGVLALARGTEVGSATGRGALLVLAYCLGLGLPFVLIALGTRWAVRMTGWLRTHGRAVQIFGGSLLILVGVALVTGLWGDFVGWLRIAVVNDYELPL; encoded by the coding sequence GTGAACCCGACGGAGCTGGTGACCTCCGGGCCGTTGCTTCTGGCCACCGGTGTCGCCCTCCTCGCGGGGGCGATCTCCTTCGCGTCGCCCTGCGTGGTCCCGCTCGTCCCCGGCTACCTCGCCTACCTCGCCGGCCTGGTCGGCGCAGACGCACCCGCCGTGGGCGCCGACGAGAACCGCAAGTCCGGCCGCTGGCGCGTCGCCGGGGCCTCCCTCCTCTTCGTCCTCGGCTTCACCGTCGTCTTCGCGCTCACCTCGTTCGTCGTCCTCGGCGCCACCGAGGTGCTCTGGCTCAACGAGGACCTCCTGCAGCGGATCGGCGGCGTCGTCACGATCGCCATGGGCCTGGTCTTCATCGGCCTGATCCCCGCCCTGCAGCGCGACGTCCGGGTGCACCGCGTCCCACGCGGCGGCCTGCTCGGCGCGCCCCTGCTCGGCGGCGTGTTCGCGCTCGGCTGGACCCCGTGCCTCGGCCCGACCCTCGCGGGCGTGCTCGCGCTCGCCAGGGGCACCGAGGTCGGCTCGGCCACCGGTCGCGGCGCCCTGCTCGTGCTCGCCTACTGCCTCGGCCTCGGACTGCCGTTCGTGCTGATCGCGTTGGGCACCCGCTGGGCGGTCCGGATGACCGGCTGGCTGCGCACCCACGGCCGTGCGGTGCAGATCTTCGGCGGCTCCCTGCTGATCCTGGTGGGCGTCGCGCTGGTGACCGGGTTGTGGGGGGACTTCGTGGGCTGGTTGCGGATCGCCGTCGTCAACGACTACGAGCTGCCCCTCTAG
- the resB gene encoding cytochrome c biogenesis protein ResB gives MRAAIAFLRNTWRGLTSMRTALTLLFLLALGAMPGAMLPQRPLNAQKTADYIAQNGWWAEYLDDLGFFDVYASTWFSAIYVLLFASLVGCLLPRTWEYYKQMRAKPVLTPRNLARLPHHAEGESTATTEDVMAAARKRLRGWRLVEREEADGARSVSAERGFLRETGNLVFHFALLGLLVSFAVGKIVGYEGQVIVQTQGGQFCNSGVYNYDTFRPGLQVDGTDLSQFCVKINDFSASYLENGQAEQFSANVQYQSGEDLVTGTWRDYLLQVNHPLRTAGDRVYLLGHGYTPLFTVTFPNGEVREGAIQWRPVDQVTFASEGATKFDPPGVTDAEQRRKSQLAITGLLAPTAFYHGEILTSSFPEPRDPAVAIDVYRGDLGTDTGRGQSIFSISQEQVESGKLAKVARQNLGVGEELTLDDGTRIRFDGVRDWVSIQISHDPSQVYVLVFSILIILGLMVSLSVKRRRVWVRATPGQDGRTVIEVGGLARTDQAGYGGEFTDLSRDLLGPGPSERRKS, from the coding sequence GTGCGCGCCGCGATCGCCTTCCTGCGCAACACGTGGCGCGGCCTCACGTCGATGCGCACGGCGCTGACCCTGCTGTTCCTGCTCGCGCTCGGGGCCATGCCGGGCGCGATGCTGCCGCAGCGCCCGCTCAACGCGCAGAAGACCGCCGACTACATCGCCCAGAACGGCTGGTGGGCCGAGTACCTGGACGACCTCGGCTTCTTCGACGTCTACGCCAGCACCTGGTTCTCCGCGATCTACGTGCTGCTGTTCGCCTCGCTCGTCGGCTGCCTGCTCCCGCGCACCTGGGAGTACTACAAGCAGATGCGGGCCAAGCCCGTGCTCACCCCGCGCAACCTGGCCCGGCTCCCGCACCACGCCGAGGGCGAGTCCACGGCCACCACCGAGGACGTCATGGCGGCGGCCCGCAAGCGGCTGCGCGGCTGGCGGCTGGTCGAGCGCGAGGAGGCGGACGGCGCGCGCAGCGTCAGCGCCGAGCGCGGCTTCCTGCGCGAGACCGGCAACCTGGTCTTCCACTTCGCCCTGCTGGGCCTGCTCGTCTCCTTCGCCGTCGGCAAGATCGTCGGCTACGAGGGCCAGGTCATCGTGCAGACGCAGGGCGGCCAGTTCTGCAACTCCGGCGTCTACAACTACGACACGTTCCGCCCCGGCCTCCAGGTCGACGGCACCGACCTGTCCCAGTTCTGCGTCAAGATCAACGACTTCTCCGCGTCCTACCTGGAGAACGGCCAGGCCGAGCAGTTCAGCGCGAACGTCCAGTACCAGTCCGGCGAGGACCTGGTCACCGGGACCTGGCGCGACTACCTGCTCCAGGTGAACCACCCGCTCCGCACGGCGGGCGACCGCGTCTACCTCCTCGGCCACGGCTACACGCCGCTGTTCACCGTCACCTTCCCCAACGGGGAGGTCCGCGAGGGCGCGATCCAGTGGCGGCCGGTCGACCAGGTCACGTTCGCCTCCGAGGGCGCCACCAAGTTCGACCCGCCCGGCGTGACCGACGCCGAGCAGCGCCGCAAGAGCCAGCTCGCCATCACCGGCCTGCTCGCGCCGACCGCGTTCTACCACGGCGAGATCCTCACCTCCTCCTTCCCCGAGCCCCGCGACCCCGCCGTCGCGATCGACGTCTACCGGGGCGACCTGGGCACCGACACCGGGCGCGGCCAGTCGATCTTCTCCATCTCGCAGGAGCAGGTGGAGAGCGGCAAGCTCGCCAAGGTCGCCAGGCAGAACCTCGGCGTCGGCGAGGAGCTGACCCTGGACGACGGCACCAGAATCCGGTTCGACGGGGTGCGCGACTGGGTGTCCATCCAGATCTCGCACGACCCGTCCCAGGTCTACGTGCTGGTGTTCTCGATCCTGATCATCCTGGGCCTGATGGTGTCGCTCAGCGTCAAGCGCAGGCGCGTCTGGGTCAGGGCGACCCCCGGCCAGGACGGGCGTACGGTAATCGAGGTCGGCGGCTTGGCGCGCACCGACCAAGCGGGCTACGGCGGCGAGTTCACCGACCTGTCCCGCGATCTGCTGGGACCCGGCCCGTCGGAACGAAGGAAGAGCTGA
- the ccsB gene encoding c-type cytochrome biogenesis protein CcsB codes for MQATAMADYSDWTYVAAVAVYVLAAILYLCEQAFARTSPQEERALVGATATPTTTPTAGVGADGAWTPGRVVEEPRLPRAERLGRMGAALTVLGALLHLASLVTRGLATGRAPWGNMYEYGSMLTLAAVVTWLVLMRAFPVRKLGGIILTPVVIIMFLGGTVLYTDAAPVVPALQSYWLVIHVSVISISSGVFFVPGVASLLYLIKAGNPERFPKLPDGDVLDRIAYRSTVFAFPLFTIGIITGAIWAEAAWGRFWGWDPKETVAFVSWVVYAAYLHARATAGWRGRPAAWINMLGFAMTIFNLFFVNLVTTGLHSYAGVN; via the coding sequence ATGCAGGCGACCGCCATGGCGGACTACAGCGATTGGACCTACGTCGCCGCGGTGGCGGTCTACGTCCTCGCCGCCATCCTCTACCTGTGCGAACAGGCTTTCGCCCGCACCAGCCCCCAGGAGGAGCGGGCGCTGGTCGGCGCCACCGCCACGCCCACCACCACGCCCACCGCGGGCGTCGGCGCGGACGGCGCGTGGACCCCCGGCCGGGTCGTGGAGGAGCCCAGGCTCCCGCGCGCCGAGCGCCTGGGCCGCATGGGCGCCGCGCTGACCGTGCTGGGCGCGCTGCTGCACCTGGCGTCCCTGGTCACCCGCGGCCTGGCCACCGGCCGCGCCCCGTGGGGCAACATGTACGAGTACGGCTCCATGCTCACGCTGGCCGCCGTCGTCACCTGGCTCGTGCTGATGCGCGCCTTCCCGGTGCGCAAGCTCGGCGGGATCATCCTGACCCCCGTCGTGATCATCATGTTCCTCGGCGGCACCGTCCTCTACACCGACGCCGCGCCGGTCGTGCCCGCCCTCCAGTCCTACTGGCTGGTCATCCACGTCTCGGTCATCTCGATCTCCAGCGGCGTGTTCTTCGTGCCGGGCGTCGCCAGCCTGCTCTACCTGATCAAGGCCGGGAACCCCGAGCGCTTCCCGAAGCTGCCCGACGGCGACGTGCTCGACCGGATCGCCTACCGCAGCACCGTCTTCGCGTTCCCCCTGTTCACCATCGGCATCATCACCGGCGCGATCTGGGCCGAGGCCGCGTGGGGCCGGTTCTGGGGCTGGGACCCCAAGGAGACGGTGGCGTTCGTCTCCTGGGTGGTCTACGCGGCCTACCTGCACGCCCGCGCCACGGCAGGATGGCGGGGCAGGCCCGCCGCGTGGATCAACATGCTCGGGTTCGCGATGACCATCTTCAACCTCTTCTTCGTCAACCTCGTGACCACCGGGTTGCACTCGTACGCGGGCGTCAACTGA
- a CDS encoding M64 family metallopeptidase, translating into MRAHRLTLPVLVAAASLLSAPVATATAAPDVEWVEAFSPDGTITQVPVPVVAERRSAPSEVAAEVVPIQETGAPGDRFDLVFVGDGYAEGDLPAYRRDAQSKWEELSEVEPFKTYKQYFNVWRVDVISPESGVDNDPSLGTAKDTAMDMGFWCQGRDLATERLLCVDEAAARRYAALAPQADQVIALGNTAKYGGAGGGVATAAGGNESAGQIAVHELGHSIGGLADEYEYPYERYAGAEPRELNVSGDASGGKWAAYLGKESPDGGVVGAYEGARYHRYGLYRPTENSIMRTLGREFNLIGLDVMAEAFEARIPELGARRVVGPAVVGLGDRWPGSGAGSESGAGSESGAGD; encoded by the coding sequence ATGCGCGCACACCGGCTCACCCTGCCCGTGCTGGTCGCCGCCGCCTCGCTCCTGTCCGCGCCCGTGGCCACGGCCACGGCGGCGCCGGATGTGGAGTGGGTGGAGGCGTTTTCGCCCGATGGGACGATCACCCAGGTCCCGGTTCCGGTCGTGGCGGAGCGCAGATCCGCGCCGTCCGAGGTGGCGGCGGAAGTTGTGCCCATCCAGGAGACCGGGGCGCCGGGGGATCGGTTCGACCTGGTGTTCGTGGGTGACGGGTATGCGGAAGGGGATCTGCCCGCCTATCGGCGCGACGCCCAGTCGAAGTGGGAGGAGTTGTCGGAGGTCGAGCCGTTCAAGACGTACAAGCAGTACTTCAACGTGTGGCGGGTCGACGTGATCTCCCCGGAGTCGGGGGTGGACAACGATCCTTCGCTGGGGACCGCGAAGGACACGGCGATGGACATGGGGTTCTGGTGCCAGGGGCGGGATCTGGCCACGGAGCGGTTGTTGTGCGTGGACGAGGCGGCTGCGCGGAGGTACGCGGCTTTGGCGCCTCAGGCTGATCAGGTGATCGCGTTGGGGAACACGGCGAAGTACGGCGGCGCGGGTGGCGGGGTGGCCACGGCGGCGGGTGGGAACGAGTCGGCCGGGCAGATCGCGGTGCACGAGCTGGGGCACTCGATCGGCGGGTTGGCGGACGAGTACGAGTACCCGTATGAGAGGTATGCGGGGGCTGAGCCGCGGGAGTTGAACGTGAGCGGGGACGCTAGTGGGGGGAAGTGGGCGGCTTACCTGGGGAAGGAGTCGCCTGATGGTGGGGTGGTCGGGGCTTATGAAGGGGCTCGGTATCACCGGTACGGGTTGTACCGGCCCACGGAGAACTCGATCATGCGGACGTTGGGGCGGGAGTTCAACCTGATCGGGTTGGACGTGATGGCCGAGGCGTTCGAGGCTCGGATTCCGGAGTTGGGCGCGCGGCGGGTTGTTGGGCCCGCGGTGGTGGGGTTGGGTGACCGGTGGCCTGGGAGTGGGGCTGGGAGTGAGAGTGGGGCTGGGAGTGAGAGTGGGGCTGGGGATTAA